The Candidatus Binatus sp. genomic sequence TACGCACGAAGCGCGACTTGGCGAAGCTCGCCTCGAATGCCGCGTGAACGTCGCTCTCCGAGGTGCCGCGGCGCGGGCGCATGAAGATCGAGGTCAGGATGCCGCGCGTGATCGGCAGCAGATGCGGCACGAACAGCAGCGCGATATCGCGGCCGAGCGCAGCGCCGATTTCCTGCTCCATCTCAGGCACGTGGCGATGATTGCCGACGTTGTACGCGCGGAAATTTTCGTTCACTTCGGCGAACAGATACTCGACTGAAGCGGCGCGTCGGGCGCCGGTCGTGCCGGATTTGGCGTCGATGATGATCGACGACGGTTCGATCAGATCGCGGCGAATCAGCGGCAGCAGCGCGAGCAGCGCGCCGGTCGGATAGCATCCGGGATTCGCGACCAGCCGCGCTTCCCGCAGTTCAGGCCGATGAAATTCGGTGAGGCCATAAACCGCCTCTCGCAGCAGATGCGCGGCGGCGTGATCGACGCCATAAGTGGTGCGATATGCAGCCGGGTCCTTCAGCCGAAAATCCGCGGATAAGTCCACGACCTTGATGCCGCTCCTGACAAATTCGGCGAGTACCGGAGTGCCGACTTTTTCCGGCAGGCATGAGAGCACGATCTCGGCGCGGCCCTGCAGCAAGTCGGGACGCAGTTCCTCGAATGGCGGCAGATCGACGCCCGCCATGTGACGGTAAACGTCGGCCACTTCGCGGCCGGCGTAGTGCTCGGAGGTCAGCACGCTCAACTCGACGAACGGATGCGCCGCGAGGATGCGCACCGCCTCGATACCGGAGTATCCGGAGGCGCCCACCACGGCCACTTTGACCCTATCGCGCGTAGCCATTGCGCAGAATGCGATACTCCCCTGTCAGCGGATGATGAAGCAACTGAGTATCACGATTGTGAACGTCGAGCCAGTTACTTGCTATCGAACTCGAAAATCATGTCGGTCGGCGGATGCTCGGGATTCGCGTTGAGCCGCTCGAGAAAATATTGCACCGGCGTGTCGGAGGGCCGCTCGGAGCTTAGTTGCTCGAGTTCGTCGCGCGCGGCAGGCGCGCTGCCGGCGCGGATCATCTTGAGCGCATCGGCAAAGCGGCGGTAGAAAACCGGATCGACGCTGTCGTTCTCGAGGCCGGCGATCTCCACGATCGGCACATACAGTTCCTTGCCTTTCACTCTCACCTGTCCGAGTTCGCGCGCGATAAACCCGGCGCCAGCTTCGGTGTAAGTCTGCAAGCTAACCAGCATCCGCACTTTGAACTGGCGGGTAAGTCCTTCGAGGCGCGACGCGAGATTCACCGTGTCGCCGATTACCGAATAATCGAAGCGCCGCTCGCCGCCGAAGTTGCCGACGATTCCGTCGCCGGTCGCGATGCCCACGCCGATGTCGAGATCCTTGAAACGCGCGTCGCGCACGCGCATCGCGTCCAGCTCCGCGAGCATCGCAAGCCCGGTCTCGACCGCGGCGCGCGCGTGATTGGGCAAATCGAGCGGCGCGCCCCAGAACGCCATGATTCCATCGCCGCGAATCTTGTCGACCACGCCGTCACTCTCGAGGATTCGATCGGTCATCTTGGTCATGTAGTCGTTGAGCAGCGCGACTAGCGCCGCGGGATCGGTGCGTTCCGAAAGGCCGGTGTAGTTCACGATATCCGCGAACAGGATGGACAGATGGCGGCGCTCGCCGCTCAACTTGAGCGCGCCAGGATTATCGACGATCGCGGCGACCACGTGCGGATGCAAATAGTGTTCAAACGCGACGCGCAGGTAGCGCTTCTCGAGTCCCTCGGTGACGTAGCGGTAGCCAGCCAGCACCATGTAGATGGTGAGTGCGGCCGTCATCGGAAACGCGATACCGATAACCAGGCCGTCATTGATGAGTTGAAACTGCGCGTAAATGTAGTAGCCGCCGATTAGAATGACGCCGGCCATCGCCGACCCGAGAGCTGTGAGCCAAGCGACCGCGA encodes the following:
- the argC gene encoding N-acetyl-gamma-glutamyl-phosphate reductase, coding for MATRDRVKVAVVGASGYSGIEAVRILAAHPFVELSVLTSEHYAGREVADVYRHMAGVDLPPFEELRPDLLQGRAEIVLSCLPEKVGTPVLAEFVRSGIKVVDLSADFRLKDPAAYRTTYGVDHAAAHLLREAVYGLTEFHRPELREARLVANPGCYPTGALLALLPLIRRDLIEPSSIIIDAKSGTTGARRAASVEYLFAEVNENFRAYNVGNHRHVPEMEQEIGAALGRDIALLFVPHLLPITRGILTSIFMRPRRGTSESDVHAAFEASFAKSRFVRILKRGELPELRNVRATNFCELSYVLDKRSDTLLVITAIDNLGKGAAGQAVQNMNLMLGYDEAAGLLAAAPVP